In one Mucilaginibacter sp. PAMB04168 genomic region, the following are encoded:
- a CDS encoding carboxypeptidase regulatory-like domain-containing protein yields the protein MIYRYVVTLIFLAASFLPAMAQKDSISLNSVIEKTGKLSSARPVEKVYLHFDKPYYAVDDTIWFKAYVTDNYRQPTPLSKIVYVEIMNSRDSLVDNLKLPIANGMAYGNIALNELKYRQDNYHIRAYTRWMSNFDAGYFFTKSIPVGNAIDRETSSHVTYSKTGSGKNERISLRVVYKDPDGNPQANKRVTWEVVSTLDDIAKGKSNTDANGAMTISFVNSKGTDLTGASIVAFIDLGNKKTAGRTFSLKPVLGKTDVQFFPEGGELLAGVRSKVAVKAVGATGTGMGFTGTVTDNAGTVLANISSQHAGMGLFVVTPEADKTYKADITFANGTKETVDLPKVQANGLSIGVNNTDADNLSIKLSASPAFFQANKGKFFYIIAQSVNTICFAAQTALKEQVYSATIPKNKFPTGVVQFTLMSSSGVPISERLVFVQHNDQLTMGLNSDKPSYGVRQKVKLTVTAKNKTAPVEGHFSVSVIDESKVLVDEDNETTILSSLLLTSDLKGYVEKPNYYFSKINDKTEADLDLLMLTQGYRRFSYADVVANRYPQVAFLPEQGIELTGTLRSLNGMPLKGGNVRLLIPDKYFSASAVSDPEGRFKFSNLVFPDSAKVVISAKNNYNAKNMMVMMEGQTYPAIPKNQPYPDEVVNIDSTLNTYLKNSKKQFNSMHVLKEVIVRGEKQAPKIDHSAYPSLTGLSNMPDHLMTSDRFKGCSNMFLCLQSSIPGVTYDNNYFYVTRDYNAGKKVPMQLFVTGMPVDANYLNSVLPTDVESVEVFLRDDLGLVSSQYQANGIIVINSKKKPTGTKISLAELQDLLPQPGVVNMTPKGYNFTREFYSPKYDVPKPVGLDLRSTIYWNPRVVTDKTGATSLEFYNADGKGSYRAVIEGLDKDGNLGRFIYRYKVQ from the coding sequence CTGTGGAAAAGGTATACCTGCATTTTGACAAACCGTATTATGCGGTTGATGACACCATATGGTTTAAAGCCTATGTTACCGACAATTACAGACAGCCTACACCGCTCAGCAAAATTGTTTATGTGGAGATTATGAACAGCCGCGACTCGTTAGTGGATAACTTAAAGCTTCCGATTGCTAATGGTATGGCTTATGGCAACATTGCACTTAATGAGTTGAAGTACAGGCAGGATAACTATCACATCAGGGCTTACACCAGGTGGATGAGTAATTTCGATGCAGGTTACTTTTTCACAAAAAGCATTCCCGTTGGAAACGCGATTGACCGGGAAACCAGCTCTCATGTAACGTACAGCAAAACTGGTAGCGGCAAAAATGAGCGCATTAGCCTACGCGTAGTTTATAAAGATCCGGATGGCAATCCTCAAGCCAATAAACGTGTAACCTGGGAGGTAGTGAGCACCCTTGATGATATAGCGAAGGGCAAAAGTAACACTGATGCCAACGGCGCCATGACTATTAGCTTTGTAAACAGCAAAGGCACCGACCTAACTGGCGCTTCCATCGTAGCATTTATCGACTTAGGTAACAAAAAAACAGCCGGCCGCACCTTTTCGCTTAAACCAGTTCTGGGAAAAACAGATGTACAATTTTTTCCTGAAGGTGGCGAACTACTGGCTGGTGTACGCTCAAAAGTAGCCGTAAAAGCTGTAGGTGCTACCGGTACCGGCATGGGTTTTACCGGTACAGTAACCGACAACGCAGGAACAGTTTTGGCTAACATTAGTTCGCAACACGCAGGGATGGGCTTGTTTGTAGTAACGCCCGAAGCGGATAAGACTTACAAGGCCGATATAACCTTTGCTAATGGCACCAAGGAAACCGTTGATTTGCCTAAGGTACAGGCTAATGGCCTGAGCATAGGCGTAAATAATACCGATGCTGATAATCTAAGTATTAAGCTATCGGCTAGTCCGGCATTTTTTCAGGCCAACAAGGGCAAGTTCTTTTACATCATTGCACAAAGCGTAAACACCATTTGTTTTGCTGCGCAAACGGCGCTTAAAGAGCAGGTGTATTCGGCTACGATACCCAAAAATAAATTCCCTACCGGTGTTGTCCAGTTTACACTTATGTCTTCTTCAGGCGTCCCTATAAGCGAACGGTTGGTATTTGTTCAGCATAACGATCAACTCACCATGGGTCTTAACAGCGACAAACCAAGCTATGGTGTTAGGCAGAAAGTGAAGCTTACCGTTACCGCTAAAAATAAAACGGCGCCCGTTGAAGGCCATTTTTCGGTATCGGTTATTGATGAAAGTAAAGTGTTAGTTGATGAAGATAATGAAACAACCATCCTTTCCAGCTTACTACTTACCTCGGATTTGAAAGGTTATGTAGAAAAGCCGAACTACTATTTTTCAAAAATAAATGATAAAACTGAGGCTGATCTTGACCTCCTCATGCTAACCCAAGGCTATCGCCGGTTTAGCTATGCAGACGTGGTGGCCAACAGATACCCACAAGTAGCCTTTTTGCCCGAACAGGGTATCGAGCTTACCGGAACGCTCCGTAGTTTAAACGGTATGCCGCTTAAAGGCGGCAACGTGCGTTTGCTTATCCCCGATAAATATTTTTCGGCAAGCGCGGTAAGTGATCCTGAAGGAAGATTTAAATTTTCCAACCTGGTGTTTCCGGATTCGGCAAAAGTGGTTATTTCGGCCAAAAATAATTACAACGCTAAAAATATGATGGTAATGATGGAAGGCCAAACCTATCCCGCCATTCCTAAAAATCAGCCTTATCCAGACGAGGTTGTCAATATAGACAGTACGCTGAACACCTATCTTAAAAACAGCAAAAAGCAGTTCAACAGCATGCACGTTTTAAAGGAAGTTATTGTACGGGGAGAAAAACAAGCGCCTAAGATAGATCACTCTGCTTATCCTTCCCTTACGGGCCTGAGCAATATGCCAGATCACCTCATGACAAGCGACCGGTTTAAGGGCTGCAGCAACATGTTTTTGTGTTTGCAAAGCAGTATACCTGGCGTGACCTATGATAACAATTACTTTTATGTAACGCGCGATTATAACGCCGGCAAGAAAGTACCTATGCAGCTTTTTGTTACCGGAATGCCGGTTGATGCCAACTACCTAAATAGTGTATTACCTACCGACGTAGAATCGGTTGAGGTGTTTTTAAGAGATGATTTAGGTTTGGTTAGCAGTCAATATCAGGCTAATGGGATTATTGTTATTAACAGTAAAAAGAAACCTACAGGTACAAAAATAAGCCTTGCCGAATTGCAGGACTTACTACCGCAACCAGGCGTAGTAAATATGACACCCAAAGGCTACAATTTTACACGTGAGTTTTACTCGCCTAAATATGATGTGCCCAAACCAGTGGGGTTGGATTTACGTTCAACCATTTACTGGAACCCCAGAGTAGTTACTGATAAAACAGGTGCAACATCGTTAGAATTTTATAACGCAGATGGTAAGGGCAGCTACCGTGCTGTAATTGAGGGATTAGATAAAGACGGGAACTTAGGCCGCTTTATTTACCGGTACAAAGTACAGTAA